In the Actinomycetota bacterium genome, TGCGGGAGGACTAGGGATCCCCGCCGTCGAGGTCGACGCTTTCACGAAGCGCTACTCCGGCCGGACCGCGGTCGGCGACCTGACCTTCAGCGTCGAGCACGGAGAGATCTTCGCGCTGGTCGGTCCGAATGGGGCAGGCAAGACGACCACGCTGGAGGCGGTCGAGGGATACCGCCGTCCCGACTCGGGCGGCGTCCGGGTGCTGGGCTACGACCCGCGGCGTGCCGGGCGCCGGATTCGCGCACGGATCGGCGTCATGCCCCAGGGGGCCGGGTTGTACGCGGGGATCCGTCCGGCCGAGGCTGTGCGCCTGTTCGCCTCCTACTACCCGGCCCCCGAGGAGCCGCTGGCGCTCCTGGAACGCGCCGGCATCGACCCGTCCTCGAAGACGCCCTGGCGGAGGATGTCCGGGGGCCAGCAGCAGCGGCTGTCCCTGGCGCTCGCGCTGGTCGGGCGTCCGGACGTGCT is a window encoding:
- a CDS encoding ATP-binding cassette domain-containing protein, coding for MVGPNGAGKTTTLEAVEGYRRPDSGGVRVLGYDPRRAGRRIRARIGVMPQGAGLYAGIRPAEAVRLFASYYPAPEEPLALLERAGIDPSSKTPWRRMSGGQQQRLSLALALVGRPDVL